The proteins below are encoded in one region of Micromonospora yangpuensis:
- a CDS encoding FKBP-type peptidyl-prolyl cis-trans isomerase — MDKPEVGPIEGAPPADLVIEDITVGEGPEARAGQTARVHYVGVAHSTGGEFDASWNRGQPFEFPLGGGRVIAGWDQGVVGMRVGGRRRLTIPPHLGYGNQGAGGLIKPGETLVFVVDLLDVR; from the coding sequence ATGGACAAGCCCGAGGTAGGCCCGATCGAGGGCGCGCCACCGGCCGACCTCGTGATCGAGGACATCACTGTCGGCGAGGGGCCGGAGGCCCGCGCCGGACAGACCGCCCGGGTGCACTACGTCGGGGTGGCCCACTCCACCGGCGGCGAGTTCGACGCCTCGTGGAACCGGGGCCAGCCCTTCGAGTTCCCGCTGGGTGGCGGACGGGTCATCGCCGGCTGGGACCAGGGTGTCGTCGGGATGCGGGTCGGCGGTCGCCGCCGGCTGACCATCCCGCCGCATCTGGGCTACGGCAACCAGGGCGCCGGCGGCCTGATCAAGCCGGGCGAGACCCTGGTCTTCGTGGTCGACCTACTCGACGTGCGCTGA
- a CDS encoding dihydrolipoamide acetyltransferase family protein, which translates to MSEQVFLLPDLGEGLSEAEIVRWRVAVGDAVGVDQSVVEVETAKAVVDVPCPYAGRVVALHGAEGEVRPVGQPLITIAADTDEPAGHATYREEERAGSGNVLIGYGTGHGGPARRRRRTLAVASAETPAVPAPAAGASTVPATSSGPLPPTPAVVASAAPTPALVISPIVRRLARERGVDLGTLTGTGPGGVVRRADVEAADPAGARLAAVPDLPAAPEPADPGDPGDLVIELTGIRRVIADKLSRSRREIPEVTIWVDVDATELLATRTAINAARPGQPVSILALLARVCLAGLRRFPQLNAHVDTAGGRIVQSRAVHLGIACQTDRGLLVPVLRDAHQLTTGELAAELADTTAAARAGTLPPARLTGGTFTLNNYGVFGVDGSTPIINHPEAALLGVGRIVDKPWVVDGQLAVRKVTQLSLTFDHRVCDGGVAGGFLRHVADCVERPALLIAAV; encoded by the coding sequence ATGAGCGAGCAGGTTTTCCTCCTGCCGGACCTGGGGGAGGGGTTGAGCGAGGCGGAGATCGTGCGGTGGCGGGTGGCCGTCGGCGATGCGGTCGGCGTGGACCAGAGCGTGGTCGAGGTGGAGACCGCCAAGGCCGTGGTCGACGTGCCCTGCCCGTACGCCGGCCGGGTGGTCGCCCTGCACGGCGCGGAGGGTGAGGTCCGCCCGGTCGGCCAGCCGCTGATCACCATCGCCGCCGACACCGACGAGCCCGCCGGGCACGCCACCTACCGCGAGGAGGAACGGGCCGGCTCCGGCAACGTGCTGATCGGGTACGGCACCGGTCACGGTGGTCCCGCCCGGCGTCGCCGGCGGACGCTCGCCGTCGCCTCGGCGGAAACCCCCGCTGTTCCGGCTCCGGCCGCCGGGGCGTCGACCGTCCCGGCCACGTCGTCCGGACCGCTGCCACCGACCCCGGCAGTCGTAGCGTCGGCGGCACCGACGCCGGCCCTGGTCATCTCTCCGATCGTGCGCCGGCTGGCGCGGGAACGCGGCGTCGACCTGGGCACGCTCACCGGTACCGGCCCCGGTGGTGTCGTACGCCGTGCCGACGTGGAGGCCGCCGACCCGGCCGGTGCCCGGCTGGCGGCCGTCCCGGACCTCCCGGCCGCGCCCGAGCCGGCCGACCCGGGTGACCCCGGTGACCTGGTCATCGAGCTGACCGGGATCCGCCGGGTGATCGCCGACAAGCTATCCCGCAGCCGGCGGGAGATCCCCGAGGTGACCATCTGGGTCGACGTGGACGCCACCGAGCTGCTGGCCACCCGGACGGCGATCAACGCGGCCCGGCCCGGGCAGCCGGTCAGCATCCTGGCCCTGCTGGCCCGGGTCTGCCTCGCCGGCCTACGGAGGTTCCCGCAACTCAACGCGCACGTCGACACCGCCGGAGGGCGGATCGTGCAGTCCCGTGCGGTGCACCTGGGCATCGCCTGCCAGACCGACCGGGGGCTGCTGGTGCCGGTGCTGCGCGACGCGCACCAGCTCACCACCGGTGAGCTCGCCGCCGAGTTGGCCGACACCACCGCCGCGGCGCGGGCCGGCACGCTGCCGCCGGCCCGGCTCACCGGTGGCACCTTCACCCTCAACAACTACGGCGTGTTCGGGGTCGACGGCTCCACCCCGATCATCAACCACCCGGAGGCGGCGCTGCTCGGGGTGGGGCGCATCGTGGACAAGCCCTGGGTGGTCGACGGGCAGCTCGCGGTCCGCAAGGTCACCCAGCTCAGCCTCACCTTCGACCACCGGGTCTGCGACGGCGGGGTGGCCGGCGGCTTCCTGCGGCACGTCGCCGACTGCGTCGAGCGACCGGCGTTGCTGATCGCCGCCGTCTGA
- a CDS encoding STAS domain-containing protein has translation MAERTEDRFDVRTRIGDHVVDVWAVGEVDLATVGQLRGALWAAPARPVLRLHLSGVRLLSATGVRALVAAHLRIRARGGELVLVDPDPVVSRVLRATGLHRVIPIETSTTAARDCALAAA, from the coding sequence ATGGCAGAGCGCACCGAGGACCGGTTCGACGTGCGGACGAGGATCGGCGACCACGTGGTGGACGTGTGGGCGGTCGGCGAGGTCGACCTGGCCACGGTCGGCCAGCTGCGCGGCGCGCTGTGGGCCGCACCGGCCCGGCCGGTGCTGCGGCTGCACCTGTCCGGCGTGCGCCTGCTCTCGGCCACCGGGGTCCGGGCTCTGGTCGCTGCGCACCTGCGGATCCGGGCCCGCGGCGGCGAGTTGGTGCTGGTCGACCCGGATCCGGTGGTCAGCCGGGTGCTGCGCGCCACCGGCCTGCACCGGGTCATCCCGATCGAGACGAGCACGACGGCGGCCAGGGACTGCGCCCTGGCCGCCGCCTGA
- a CDS encoding L,D-transpeptidase: MRLRRRLGLLTVAIVVAPSAVAGCTVQRGGAERAEAEAKPPEVSEVTPADRSRDTPVSAEVGATVTGGRITGVRITDDKGGQVPAEPREDGSTWVPNQPLKPKRTYTAEVTATGDSGRTTTRKTTFTTMAESSKPAVTSTLYFVGNRTYGTAMPVTVAFDPPIPKEARADVQRRLFVKTDPPQPGVWSWIGDGTQVYYRAPDFWRTGTRISVRSALQGLPIGKNLVGDADRTATSKIGRQVSLEVDNATKQMSVFQDGKLARRIPVSLGKPSTPSSSGKMVIMEKHEFTTFDTRGEPDGGYVVDVEDAQRYTWGGEFIHAAPWSEGDQGNTNVSHGCANVSSSAADWLMGVTQVGDLITVKGTEVPLQPGNGWTAWNVSWDEYVKGSALPVPAGLQPSAPSQGDPGKMAGGSPAPVPSASGG, encoded by the coding sequence ATGCGATTGAGGCGGCGGTTGGGTCTACTGACGGTGGCGATCGTGGTCGCACCGTCGGCGGTCGCCGGGTGCACCGTGCAGCGCGGCGGCGCCGAGCGGGCCGAGGCCGAGGCGAAACCGCCTGAGGTCAGCGAGGTGACACCGGCCGACCGGTCCCGGGACACTCCGGTCAGCGCCGAGGTGGGCGCCACCGTGACCGGAGGTCGGATCACCGGCGTGCGGATCACCGACGACAAGGGCGGGCAGGTGCCTGCCGAGCCCCGCGAGGACGGCTCGACCTGGGTGCCGAACCAGCCCCTGAAACCCAAACGCACCTATACCGCCGAGGTCACCGCGACAGGCGACTCCGGGCGGACCACCACCCGGAAGACCACTTTCACCACCATGGCGGAATCGTCGAAACCGGCGGTCACCAGTACGCTCTATTTCGTCGGTAACCGGACGTACGGCACCGCGATGCCGGTGACGGTGGCATTCGACCCGCCCATTCCCAAGGAAGCCCGGGCGGACGTACAACGACGGTTGTTCGTCAAGACCGACCCCCCGCAACCCGGTGTCTGGTCCTGGATCGGCGACGGCACCCAGGTCTACTACCGCGCGCCGGACTTCTGGCGGACCGGCACCCGGATCAGCGTCCGGTCGGCGTTGCAGGGCCTGCCGATCGGCAAGAACCTCGTCGGCGACGCCGACCGCACCGCCACCTCGAAGATCGGCAGGCAGGTCTCCCTGGAGGTCGACAACGCCACCAAGCAGATGTCGGTCTTCCAGGACGGCAAGCTCGCCCGCAGGATCCCGGTCAGCCTCGGCAAGCCGAGCACCCCCAGCTCCAGCGGCAAGATGGTGATCATGGAGAAGCACGAGTTCACCACCTTCGACACCCGGGGTGAACCGGACGGCGGCTACGTCGTCGACGTCGAGGACGCCCAGCGGTACACCTGGGGTGGGGAGTTCATCCACGCCGCACCCTGGTCCGAGGGCGACCAGGGCAACACCAACGTCTCGCACGGCTGCGCCAACGTCTCCTCCAGCGCCGCCGACTGGCTGATGGGGGTGACCCAGGTCGGTGACCTGATCACCGTCAAGGGCACCGAGGTGCCGCTGCAACCCGGCAACGGCTGGACCGCCTGGAACGTCAGCTGGGACGAGTACGTCAAGGGCAGCGCCCTGCCGGTGCCGGCCGGGCTGCAACCGTCCGCGCCCAGCCAGGGCGACCCGGGCAAGATGGCCGGCGGCTCGCCGGCACCGGTCCCCTCCGCGTCCGGCGGCTGA
- a CDS encoding alpha-ketoacid dehydrogenase subunit beta — MAPTTMAKALNAALADALAADDRVLVFGEDVGQLGGVFRITDGLQARFGDRRCFDTPLAEAGIVGFAVGLAMSGLRPVVEMQFDAFAYPAFEQIASHVAKLRNRTRGALSVPMVIRVPYAGGIGGVEHHCDSSEAYYAHTPGLKVVTPATVADAYSLLRAAIDDPDPVVFLEPKKLYFSSAEAQLPASCEPIGRAVVRRPGRDATLIAYGPSVPVALESAEAARAEGWDLEVVDVRSIVPFDDATVTGSVRRTGRAVVVTEAQGFAGVGAEIAARVQERCFHALHAPVLRVSGLDIPYPAPMLEHTHLPSVDRVLDAVARLQWDDQPDSRWVAA; from the coding sequence ATGGCACCGACCACGATGGCCAAGGCGCTCAACGCCGCGCTCGCCGACGCGCTGGCTGCCGACGACCGGGTGCTGGTCTTCGGCGAGGACGTCGGGCAGCTCGGCGGGGTCTTCCGGATCACCGACGGCCTGCAGGCCCGCTTCGGCGACCGGCGCTGCTTCGACACCCCGCTGGCCGAGGCCGGCATCGTCGGCTTCGCCGTCGGACTGGCCATGTCCGGACTGCGTCCGGTGGTGGAGATGCAGTTCGACGCGTTCGCGTACCCGGCCTTCGAGCAGATCGCCTCGCACGTGGCGAAGCTGCGCAACCGGACCCGGGGCGCGCTCAGCGTGCCGATGGTGATCCGGGTGCCGTACGCCGGCGGCATCGGCGGGGTGGAGCACCACTGCGACTCCTCCGAGGCGTACTACGCGCACACCCCCGGGTTGAAGGTGGTCACCCCGGCCACGGTCGCCGACGCGTACTCGCTGCTGCGGGCGGCGATCGACGACCCGGACCCGGTGGTGTTCCTGGAGCCGAAGAAGCTCTACTTCTCCAGCGCCGAGGCCCAGCTGCCCGCCAGCTGCGAGCCCATCGGCCGGGCGGTGGTACGCCGTCCGGGCCGTGACGCCACGCTGATCGCGTACGGCCCGTCGGTGCCGGTCGCGCTGGAGTCCGCCGAGGCGGCCCGCGCCGAGGGCTGGGACCTGGAGGTGGTCGACGTGCGCAGCATCGTGCCGTTCGACGACGCCACGGTCACCGGGTCGGTCCGCCGGACCGGCCGCGCCGTGGTGGTCACCGAGGCGCAGGGCTTCGCCGGGGTGGGCGCGGAGATCGCCGCCCGGGTGCAGGAGCGTTGCTTCCACGCGCTGCACGCCCCGGTGCTGCGGGTCAGCGGCCTGGACATCCCGTACCCGGCACCGATGCTGGAGCACACCCACCTGCCAAGCGTCGACCGGGTCCTCGACGCGGTGGCCCGGCTGCAGTGGGACGACCAGCCCGATTCCCGCTGGGTGGCGGCATGA
- a CDS encoding histone-like nucleoid-structuring protein Lsr2, with product MARKVITVLTDDLDGGKADRTVEFSLDGVAYTIDVSDENAGVLRKALDPYINAGRRVGRAPAEAARTSRRAGRPISGMDREQNRAIREWAAKNGYEISERGRIPVSVVEAYKSR from the coding sequence ATGGCCAGGAAAGTAATCACTGTTCTGACCGACGATCTCGACGGCGGAAAGGCCGATCGCACCGTCGAGTTCAGTCTGGACGGCGTCGCGTACACCATCGACGTGTCCGACGAGAACGCCGGGGTGCTGCGGAAGGCGCTCGACCCCTACATCAATGCCGGTCGGCGGGTCGGTCGCGCGCCGGCCGAGGCTGCCCGGACCAGCCGGCGAGCTGGCCGTCCCATCTCCGGAATGGACCGCGAGCAGAACCGGGCCATCCGGGAATGGGCGGCCAAGAACGGCTACGAAATCTCCGAGCGGGGGCGGATCCCGGTCTCGGTGGTCGAGGCGTACAAGAGCCGCTGA
- a CDS encoding right-handed parallel beta-helix repeat-containing protein encodes MPFEGLRPSVRELRAAVAGAPLYCDATAYGLVGDGVTNDQPALAALVDRLGDGYAADGRARVIHCPPGIYSIRDAGTIWRSGVSLVGAGPGATRFLLSNEGNRAEPTPLAFWTTVQHGADRDRHIADCTFADFEIDGSGVAMAEYNYLAKGLGLQYVARGVFRNLYIHHTAATGLGCDFLQDSVIESVVVVGCGRLDNGEEMGGAGIGVGIGGWGSVERLTIANCTTVGNGTNGIFLELQKDYWTPPRGYRIIGCHSQGNRFGISDWGADGLIVSACTMTGNLEAGFDVSAEGTAGVAGRGGLLTDCVIDGNIRDGVSMGNTPGPYTVRGNRITGNGAYGFHQHNLGHGYQDPAMDVVIESNDLWGNGLDGIRIDRPMTDTVLLNNRIRNNGRQCAQAYAGGGDSVRYSERSLVDRMADWPHDAHRGKVLRVGGRTAVVAANTGTELTLAPVRPDGLTAWSGDTPLPGTGYELPASPSVRAGVTVNAPVDSATVRGNRMWDNHAQRTQTHGLWVTERGSFVGCRVEDNDLAGNAEQAVRLDTPPVGGRWDRNHTEPDL; translated from the coding sequence ATGCCGTTTGAGGGACTGCGCCCGTCGGTACGGGAGCTTCGGGCGGCCGTTGCCGGGGCACCGCTGTACTGCGACGCGACCGCGTACGGCCTCGTCGGAGACGGGGTCACGAACGACCAGCCGGCGCTGGCCGCGCTGGTGGACCGGCTCGGCGACGGTTACGCCGCCGACGGGCGGGCCCGGGTCATCCACTGCCCGCCGGGGATCTACTCCATCCGGGACGCCGGCACCATCTGGCGCAGCGGGGTGTCCCTGGTCGGTGCCGGCCCGGGGGCGACCCGGTTCCTGCTCAGCAACGAGGGCAACCGCGCCGAGCCGACCCCGCTGGCCTTCTGGACCACCGTGCAGCACGGCGCCGACCGGGACCGGCACATCGCCGACTGCACCTTCGCCGACTTCGAGATCGACGGCTCCGGCGTGGCCATGGCCGAGTACAACTACCTGGCCAAGGGGCTGGGGCTGCAGTACGTGGCGCGTGGGGTGTTCCGCAACCTCTACATCCACCACACCGCCGCCACCGGCCTGGGCTGCGACTTCCTGCAGGACAGCGTGATCGAGTCGGTGGTGGTGGTCGGCTGCGGCCGGCTGGACAACGGTGAGGAGATGGGTGGCGCGGGCATCGGGGTGGGCATCGGTGGCTGGGGTTCGGTCGAGCGGCTCACCATCGCCAACTGCACCACCGTGGGCAACGGCACCAACGGCATCTTCCTGGAGCTGCAGAAGGACTACTGGACCCCACCGCGCGGTTACCGGATCATCGGCTGCCACAGCCAGGGCAACCGGTTCGGCATCTCCGACTGGGGCGCCGACGGCCTGATCGTCTCGGCCTGCACGATGACCGGCAACCTGGAGGCCGGTTTCGACGTCTCCGCCGAGGGCACCGCCGGGGTCGCCGGTCGTGGTGGGCTGCTGACCGACTGCGTGATCGACGGCAACATCCGCGACGGGGTGAGCATGGGCAACACCCCGGGGCCGTACACGGTGCGGGGCAACCGGATCACCGGCAACGGAGCCTACGGCTTCCACCAGCACAACCTCGGCCACGGCTACCAGGACCCGGCGATGGACGTGGTGATCGAGAGCAACGACCTCTGGGGCAACGGCCTGGACGGGATCCGCATCGACCGCCCGATGACCGACACCGTGCTGCTCAACAACCGGATCCGCAACAACGGCCGGCAGTGCGCGCAGGCGTACGCAGGTGGGGGAGACTCGGTCCGCTACAGCGAGCGCTCCCTGGTGGACCGGATGGCGGACTGGCCGCACGACGCCCACCGGGGCAAGGTGCTACGGGTCGGCGGGCGTACCGCGGTGGTGGCCGCCAACACCGGCACCGAGTTGACCCTCGCCCCGGTACGCCCCGACGGGCTGACCGCGTGGAGCGGTGACACCCCGCTGCCCGGCACCGGGTACGAGCTGCCGGCGTCGCCGTCGGTACGCGCCGGTGTCACCGTCAACGCGCCGGTGGACTCGGCGACGGTGCGGGGCAACCGGATGTGGGACAACCACGCGCAGCGCACCCAGACGCACGGCCTGTGGGTCACCGAGCGGGGCAGCTTCGTGGGCTGCCGGGTGGAGGACAACGACCTGGCCGGCAACGCCGAGCAGGCCGTCCGACTGGACACCCCACCGGTGGGCGGCCGGTGGGACCGCAACCACACCGAACCGGACCTGTGA
- a CDS encoding DICT sensory domain-containing protein has product MLPHGPVPDRLTKRSLVTVSHAIEQAALATAEDGPLVVFALFQRLPYFDRERRRYARIAARSAVTVVGMVGGAPPQLPAGVSGVTVDEQHELAREWTVLALTPRFGAVLVAHDLGEVAPDAVTLEAGRLFAGGWSFRRDEALHEVLRLRELFDDQLPAPVRSVVDETVSRVRDLPATPGEARAEAAVRLLAGRVGGARPAATASAETTDEPTRLLDEPAMARWTSADGVTASGVLPVALIGVRVDDPAGSPDRVIRRSVARETQAVLGALTATLGPADRAVRLDEREYLLVLPALTEEQAVGAAHRVHESLAGLARSYPFVTFAVHTVVAVTARRPLPVADVRHALRWAVREGVPVATVAAAPTGVTVDGR; this is encoded by the coding sequence GTGCTGCCCCATGGACCGGTCCCCGATCGACTGACCAAGCGCAGCCTGGTCACCGTTTCGCATGCCATCGAACAGGCCGCGCTGGCCACTGCCGAGGACGGTCCGCTGGTCGTCTTCGCGCTGTTCCAGCGCCTGCCGTACTTCGACCGGGAGCGACGCCGCTACGCGCGGATCGCCGCCCGGTCGGCGGTCACCGTCGTCGGCATGGTCGGTGGCGCCCCACCGCAGTTGCCCGCCGGGGTGTCCGGCGTGACTGTCGACGAGCAGCACGAGCTGGCCCGGGAGTGGACAGTGCTGGCGCTGACCCCGCGCTTCGGGGCGGTGCTGGTGGCCCACGACCTCGGTGAGGTGGCCCCGGACGCGGTCACCCTGGAGGCGGGGCGGCTGTTCGCCGGCGGCTGGAGCTTTCGCCGGGACGAGGCACTGCACGAGGTGCTGCGGCTACGCGAACTCTTCGACGACCAACTGCCCGCTCCGGTCCGGTCCGTGGTGGACGAGACGGTCAGCCGGGTCCGGGACCTGCCCGCCACCCCGGGTGAGGCCCGGGCCGAGGCGGCGGTACGGCTGCTGGCCGGACGGGTAGGCGGAGCCCGCCCCGCCGCGACGGCGTCAGCGGAGACTACCGACGAGCCGACCCGGCTGCTCGACGAGCCGGCGATGGCCCGCTGGACCTCCGCCGACGGGGTGACCGCCTCCGGCGTCCTGCCGGTGGCGCTGATCGGCGTCCGGGTCGACGATCCGGCCGGCTCACCGGACCGGGTGATCCGACGCAGCGTCGCCCGGGAGACCCAGGCGGTGCTCGGCGCGCTGACCGCCACGCTCGGCCCGGCCGACCGGGCAGTACGCCTCGACGAACGGGAGTACCTGCTGGTCCTGCCGGCGCTGACCGAGGAGCAGGCGGTCGGAGCCGCGCACCGGGTACACGAGTCACTGGCCGGACTGGCCCGGTCGTACCCGTTCGTCACCTTCGCCGTGCACACCGTGGTCGCCGTGACGGCCCGGCGGCCGCTGCCGGTGGCCGACGTGCGGCACGCGCTGCGGTGGGCGGTACGCGAGGGCGTACCGGTGGCCACCGTCGCCGCCGCCCCCACCGGCGTCACCGTCGACGGGCGCTGA
- the lon gene encoding endopeptidase La, translating to MATLPVLPLTDAVLLPGMVIPVTLDPSTQAAVDAARASGDRQLLAVPRIDGEYGPVGVVATIEKTGRLPSGEPAAVIRGLSRARIGSGVPGPGAALWVEATELSEPAPAGRARDLAREYRALMTSVLQQRGAWQVIDAMERMTDLSELADAAGYAPWLSLAQKTELLAAADVTARLELLVGWVREHLAEQEVTEQINTDVREGLEKSQREFLLRQQLAAIRKELGEDEPDGSADYRSRVESADLPEKIREAALREVGKLERASDASPESGWIRTWLDTVLEMPWGVRTADHTDLGAARAVLDADHAGLADVKDRILEYLAVRNRRAERNLGVVGGRGSGAVLALAGPPGVGKTSLGESVARALGRTFVRVSLGGVRDEAEIRGHRRTYVGALPGRIVRALREAGSMNPVILLDEVDKLATGYAGDPAAALLEVLDPAQNHTFRDHYLEVDLDLSDVLFLATANVVESIPGPLLDRMELVTLDGYTEDEKVAIARDHLLPRQLQRAGLTADEVTVADGALARIAGEHTREAGVRQLERALAKILRKVAVALATDPTPVRVDADDLARYLGRPRFTPESAERTAVAGVATGLAVTGAGGDVLFIEATSMPGEPGLTLTGQLGEVMKESAQIALSYLRSNGRRLGLDPNALAGRRIHLHVPAGAVPKDGPSAGITMVTALASLASGRPVRPEFGMTGEVTLSGRVLPIGGVKQKLLAAHRAGLTEVIIPARNEPDLDDLPAEVREALTVHVLADVADVLALALRPAEVDAGTLGGVDAGTLGGQPLSAA from the coding sequence ATGGCTACTCTTCCGGTACTTCCGCTTACCGACGCCGTCCTGTTGCCCGGCATGGTCATCCCGGTGACCCTCGACCCGAGCACCCAGGCCGCCGTGGACGCGGCCCGCGCCAGTGGTGACCGTCAGCTCCTGGCCGTACCCCGCATCGACGGCGAGTACGGCCCGGTCGGCGTGGTCGCCACCATCGAGAAGACCGGCCGGCTGCCCAGTGGCGAGCCCGCCGCGGTGATTCGAGGGCTGTCCCGGGCCCGCATCGGTTCCGGTGTCCCCGGCCCCGGTGCCGCCCTCTGGGTCGAGGCGACCGAACTGTCCGAGCCCGCCCCGGCCGGCCGGGCCCGGGACCTTGCCCGTGAGTATCGCGCCCTGATGACCTCGGTCCTGCAGCAGCGGGGCGCGTGGCAGGTCATCGACGCCATGGAGCGGATGACCGACCTCTCCGAGCTGGCCGACGCGGCCGGCTACGCGCCCTGGCTCAGCCTGGCGCAGAAGACCGAGCTGCTCGCCGCCGCCGACGTCACCGCCCGGCTGGAGCTGCTGGTCGGCTGGGTCCGGGAACACCTGGCCGAGCAGGAGGTCACCGAGCAGATCAACACCGACGTCCGGGAGGGGTTGGAGAAGTCCCAGCGGGAGTTCCTGCTCCGCCAGCAGCTCGCCGCGATCCGCAAGGAGCTGGGCGAGGACGAGCCGGACGGCTCCGCCGACTACCGGTCCCGGGTGGAGTCCGCCGACCTGCCGGAGAAGATCCGCGAGGCGGCGCTTCGTGAGGTGGGCAAGCTGGAGCGGGCCAGCGACGCGTCCCCGGAGTCGGGCTGGATCCGTACCTGGTTGGACACCGTCCTGGAGATGCCGTGGGGCGTGCGTACCGCCGACCACACCGACCTCGGCGCGGCCCGCGCGGTGCTCGACGCCGACCACGCCGGCCTGGCCGACGTCAAGGACCGGATCCTGGAGTACCTCGCGGTGCGCAACCGCCGGGCCGAGCGCAACCTCGGCGTGGTCGGCGGGCGCGGTTCCGGAGCGGTGCTCGCCCTCGCCGGCCCGCCCGGAGTCGGCAAGACCAGCCTCGGTGAGTCCGTCGCCCGGGCGCTCGGCCGCACCTTCGTCCGGGTCTCGCTCGGCGGTGTCCGGGACGAGGCGGAGATCCGCGGTCACCGACGCACCTACGTGGGCGCGTTGCCCGGGCGGATCGTCCGGGCCCTGCGCGAGGCCGGGTCGATGAACCCGGTGATCCTGCTCGACGAGGTCGACAAGCTGGCCACCGGCTACGCCGGTGATCCCGCCGCCGCCCTCCTGGAGGTGCTCGACCCGGCGCAGAACCACACCTTCCGGGACCACTACCTGGAGGTCGACCTCGACCTGTCCGACGTGCTCTTCCTGGCCACCGCCAACGTGGTGGAGTCGATCCCCGGCCCGTTGCTGGACCGGATGGAACTGGTCACCCTGGACGGGTACACCGAGGACGAGAAGGTCGCCATCGCCCGGGACCACCTGCTGCCCCGGCAGCTGCAGCGGGCCGGGCTGACCGCCGACGAGGTCACCGTCGCCGACGGGGCGCTGGCCCGCATCGCCGGGGAACACACCCGGGAGGCCGGTGTCCGGCAGTTGGAGCGTGCCCTGGCGAAGATCCTGCGCAAGGTGGCCGTGGCCCTGGCCACCGACCCGACCCCGGTCCGGGTGGACGCCGACGACCTCGCCCGTTATCTGGGCCGCCCCCGGTTCACCCCGGAGTCGGCCGAACGTACCGCGGTCGCCGGGGTGGCCACCGGCCTGGCGGTCACCGGTGCCGGTGGCGACGTGCTCTTCATCGAGGCCACCAGCATGCCGGGGGAGCCGGGGCTGACCCTCACCGGGCAACTCGGCGAGGTGATGAAGGAGTCGGCGCAGATCGCCCTCTCCTACCTGCGCTCCAACGGTCGCCGACTGGGACTGGACCCCAACGCCCTCGCCGGGCGGCGGATCCACCTGCACGTGCCGGCCGGGGCGGTGCCCAAGGACGGCCCCAGCGCCGGGATCACCATGGTCACCGCCCTGGCCTCGCTGGCCAGCGGCCGGCCGGTCCGCCCCGAGTTCGGGATGACCGGCGAGGTGACTCTCTCCGGCCGGGTGCTGCCCATCGGCGGGGTGAAGCAGAAGCTGCTCGCCGCCCACCGGGCCGGCCTGACCGAGGTGATCATCCCGGCCCGCAACGAGCCGGACCTCGACGACCTGCCCGCCGAGGTCCGCGAGGCGCTCACCGTGCACGTCCTGGCCGACGTCGCCGACGTGCTCGCGCTGGCGCTACGCCCGGCTGAGGTCG